The proteins below are encoded in one region of Girardinichthys multiradiatus isolate DD_20200921_A chromosome 19, DD_fGirMul_XY1, whole genome shotgun sequence:
- the slc8a3 gene encoding sodium/calcium exchanger 3 isoform X4 encodes MVDMSLQKALLLADDVPERKLTSDEEEAKRIAEMGKPVLGEHPRLEVIIEESYEFKSTVDKLIKKTNLALVVGTNSWREQFMEAITVSADEDEEDTGEERLPSCFDYVMHFLTVFWKVLFACVPPTDYLNGWACFIVSIVIIGLLTAVIGDLASHFGCTIGLKDSVTAVVFVALGTSVPDTFASKVAAVQDTYADASIGNVTGSNAVNVFLGIGMAWSVAAIYWHMKGKPFVVEAGSLAFSVTLFTIFAFLAVSVLLYRRRAHIGGELGGPRGHRMATSAIFFSLWFLYILFSSLEAYCHIEGF; translated from the exons CCCTGTTGTTAGCTGATG ATGTACCAGAGAGGAAGCTTACATCTGATGAGGAGGAAGCCAAGCGGATCGCAGAGATGGGAAAACCGGTGCTTGGGGAGCACCCAAGGCTGGAGGTCATTATCGAAGAATCATATGAGTTCAAG AGTACAGTGGACAAGCTGATCAAGAAGACCAACCTGGCTCTGGTGGTGGGAACAAACTCCTGGAGAGAGCAGTTCATGGAGGCCATTACAGTCAGTGCAG atgaggatgaggaagacACGGGGGAAGAACGGCTTCCGTCGTGTTTTGACTACGTCATGCACTTCCTCACCGTCTTCTGGAAGGTGCTGTTTGCGTGTGTCCCCCCTACAGACTACTTGAACGGCTGGGCATGCTTCATCGTCTCCATTGTCATCATTGGCCTGCTCACGGCTGTCATCGGTGACCTGGCCTCCCATTTTGGCTGCACCATCGGCCTCAAGGACTCAGTCACAGCGGTGGTGTTTGTCGCTCTTGGCACATCAGTCCCAG ACACCTTTGCAAGTAAAGTAGCAGCTGTCCAGGACACCTATGCGGATGCTTCTATTGGGAATGTGACCGGCAGCAACGCCGTCAATGTATTCCTGGGAATAGGCATGGCCTGGTCCGTCGCTGCCATTTATTGGCACATGAAAGGGAAGCCGTTTGTGGTGGAGGCCGGCTCTCTGGCTTTCTCTGTCACTCTCTTCACCATCTTCGCCTTCTTGGCTGTCTCAGTGCTGCTCTACCGGCGCCGGGCCCACATCGGAGGGGAACTGGGTGGGCCAAGGGGACACAGAATGGCCACGTCAGCCATCTTTTTCAGCCTCTGGTTCCTGTACATCCTCTTCTCCAGTCTAGAAGCCTACTGTCATATAGAAGGCTTCTAA
- the slc8a3 gene encoding sodium/calcium exchanger 3 isoform X5 produces the protein MVDMSLQKDVPERKLTSDEEEAKRIAEMGKPVLGEHPRLEVIIEESYEFKSTVDKLIKKTNLALVVGTNSWREQFMEAITVSADEDEEDTGEERLPSCFDYVMHFLTVFWKVLFACVPPTDYLNGWACFIVSIVIIGLLTAVIGDLASHFGCTIGLKDSVTAVVFVALGTSVPDTFASKVAAVQDTYADASIGNVTGSNAVNVFLGIGMAWSVAAIYWHMKGKPFVVEAGSLAFSVTLFTIFAFLAVSVLLYRRRAHIGGELGGPRGHRMATSAIFFSLWFLYILFSSLEAYCHIEGF, from the exons ATGTACCAGAGAGGAAGCTTACATCTGATGAGGAGGAAGCCAAGCGGATCGCAGAGATGGGAAAACCGGTGCTTGGGGAGCACCCAAGGCTGGAGGTCATTATCGAAGAATCATATGAGTTCAAG AGTACAGTGGACAAGCTGATCAAGAAGACCAACCTGGCTCTGGTGGTGGGAACAAACTCCTGGAGAGAGCAGTTCATGGAGGCCATTACAGTCAGTGCAG atgaggatgaggaagacACGGGGGAAGAACGGCTTCCGTCGTGTTTTGACTACGTCATGCACTTCCTCACCGTCTTCTGGAAGGTGCTGTTTGCGTGTGTCCCCCCTACAGACTACTTGAACGGCTGGGCATGCTTCATCGTCTCCATTGTCATCATTGGCCTGCTCACGGCTGTCATCGGTGACCTGGCCTCCCATTTTGGCTGCACCATCGGCCTCAAGGACTCAGTCACAGCGGTGGTGTTTGTCGCTCTTGGCACATCAGTCCCAG ACACCTTTGCAAGTAAAGTAGCAGCTGTCCAGGACACCTATGCGGATGCTTCTATTGGGAATGTGACCGGCAGCAACGCCGTCAATGTATTCCTGGGAATAGGCATGGCCTGGTCCGTCGCTGCCATTTATTGGCACATGAAAGGGAAGCCGTTTGTGGTGGAGGCCGGCTCTCTGGCTTTCTCTGTCACTCTCTTCACCATCTTCGCCTTCTTGGCTGTCTCAGTGCTGCTCTACCGGCGCCGGGCCCACATCGGAGGGGAACTGGGTGGGCCAAGGGGACACAGAATGGCCACGTCAGCCATCTTTTTCAGCCTCTGGTTCCTGTACATCCTCTTCTCCAGTCTAGAAGCCTACTGTCATATAGAAGGCTTCTAA